The DNA region acatatatatatatatattatggACAAAATATATGGCCCCAGCatccaaaaaaaaaaaaaaattaataaataaatataaaatatgaaataaaataaaatgaaatttaatgaaatataataaaaaaaaattaaattaaattaaattaaaacaaattaaaacacaataaaattaaactgtatacatattattttgtattttttgtaaaatgcacatatatatatatatatttttttttttttttttttattcattcCTTAAGAAATTGAGAATAGCCCTTTGATTCAATTTTGTCAACCAAAGAATAATCTCCACTTTCTATTATTTTACCTTGATGcataatatgtatataatttggctttaataattctaataattttttataatgtgttacaattaaaaaagaattattttcatttgaAAAGTTAGTTATAACATTAGATGTAAGTTTAAAAGAATCAACATCTAATCCAGAATCTGTTTCATCTAAAATACAAAAAGTAGGTTTCAAAATTAACATTTGTAATatttcatttctttttttttctcctCCACTAAAACCATAATTAACAGGTCGATCTAAAAATTCACTTGATAATCCaactttttttatttcttcaaTCATCATTAAATTAAATTCACTTACACTTATCTCTTCTTCATTTCTATGTCTTCTATGTGAATTTAATGCTGCTCTTAAGaattcattatttttaacCATAGGTAATTCAACTGGATATTGAAAAGCTAAAAAAATACCACACAAAGATCTAATATTTACAGgtaaattaattaaatctaatcctttatatttcattatacCTTTTGTTACTTTATAATATGGATGACCTGATATTACTTTTGCTAACGTCGATTTGCCAGAACCATTTCTTCCCATAATTGTATGTTTCTCACctaaatatatttctaaatttattccttttaatatttctttctCTCCTTCTATCTCTATTGCATGTAAATCTTTTATTTCTAATAATGGTTGTGTCTTATCCCAACCTTCTGCTTCTGTTATTATTTTGGATTCTTCTtctaaattttttaataaagataatCTATCCatatcaaaattattattttccatatatatCACATTCGCCCGTTTCCTTAAAAAAGAATActtctttttataatctCTATTACCATTTATTACATAGCTATACATTTTGTTGTACCTATTTCTTTCTTCATTGTATGATGAAACCT from Plasmodium gaboni strain SY75 chromosome 14, whole genome shotgun sequence includes:
- a CDS encoding FeS assembly ATPase SufC — translated: MKRRKWLRITWAVTIYIFFGIIKVSSYNEERNRYNKMYSYVINGNRDYKKKYSFLRKRANVIYMENNNFDMDRLSLLKNLEEESKIITEAEGWDKTQPLLEIKDLHAIEIEGEKEILKGINLEIYLGEKHTIMGRNGSGKSTLAKVISGHPYYKVTKGIMKYKGLDLINLPVNIRSLCGIFLAFQYPVELPMVKNNEFLRAALNSHRRHRNEEEISVSEFNLMMIEEIKKVGLSSEFLDRPVNYGFSGGEKKRNEILQMLILKPTFCILDETDSGLDVDSFKLTSNVITNFSNENNSFLIVTHYKKLLELLKPNYIHIMHQGKIIESGDYSLVDKIESKGYSQFLKE